A genomic segment from Chloroflexota bacterium encodes:
- a CDS encoding type II toxin-antitoxin system RelE/ParE family toxin produces MKTLFKSSFAKDLRKIRDANLQRQVKETLELIERVQSLQEMSDIKKLKGGDRYYRIRIGDYRIGLILDNDTVILVRFLHRKDLYRYFP; encoded by the coding sequence GTGAAGACTCTGTTCAAGAGCAGTTTCGCCAAAGACTTGCGGAAAATCCGCGACGCCAATCTGCAAAGGCAAGTCAAAGAAACGCTTGAACTGATTGAACGAGTTCAGTCGCTTCAAGAAATGAGCGACATCAAGAAACTCAAGGGTGGCGACCGTTACTATCGCATTCGCATCGGAGATTATCGCATCGGTTTGATTCTAGACAACGATACCGTTATCCTGGTTCGCTTTTTGCATCGCAAAGACCTCTACCGATATTTTCCGTAG
- the nuoF gene encoding NADH-quinone oxidoreductase subunit NuoF, with product MEHLILRDLDIENLKDITVYEQHGGYGALRKAIKEMTPDQVTDMVKVSGLRGRGGAGFPAGVKWSFLPKGVFPRYLVVNADESEPGTFKDRQIMECNAHQLIEGIAIASYAIQCHHAFIYIRGEFPYAAECLERAIASAEQRGYLGNHIVGSDFHLQITVHRGAGAYICGEETALLESMEGKLGQPRVKPPFPASVGLYNKPTVINNVETLANVPVIIERGAEWYAKIGTPKSTGPKVFCLSGHVNRPGNYEAAFGSISFRDLIYDLGGGVRGGKKLKAILPAGASGPMVSPLVNEAVLDVKLDYEALAPFGSTLGSASVIVLDEDTCIVWAAKKMTHFFKNESCGKCTPCREGTYWLLRMLERIDEGIGTRADIDLLTNVANQIVGRTLCPLGDFATSPVLGSVKLFREEYERHIKERGCWAKK from the coding sequence ATGGAACATCTCATTCTGCGCGATCTCGATATCGAAAACCTCAAAGACATTACCGTTTACGAACAGCACGGCGGGTACGGCGCGTTGCGCAAGGCGATCAAAGAAATGACGCCCGACCAGGTGACGGATATGGTCAAGGTGTCTGGTTTGCGCGGACGCGGCGGCGCGGGTTTTCCTGCCGGCGTCAAGTGGAGTTTTCTGCCCAAAGGTGTCTTTCCGCGCTATCTCGTCGTGAACGCGGATGAGTCGGAACCAGGGACGTTCAAAGACCGGCAGATCATGGAATGTAACGCGCACCAACTGATCGAAGGCATCGCAATTGCGTCGTATGCGATTCAGTGTCATCACGCCTTCATCTACATTCGCGGCGAATTCCCGTACGCGGCAGAGTGTCTCGAACGCGCGATTGCATCAGCCGAGCAACGCGGCTATCTCGGCAATCATATCGTCGGCTCCGATTTCCATTTACAAATTACCGTTCATCGCGGCGCAGGCGCGTACATCTGCGGTGAAGAGACCGCGCTGCTCGAAAGTATGGAAGGCAAACTGGGTCAGCCGCGCGTCAAACCGCCGTTCCCGGCAAGTGTCGGTCTTTACAACAAGCCGACCGTCATCAACAACGTCGAGACGCTCGCGAACGTGCCGGTGATTATCGAACGCGGCGCGGAGTGGTACGCCAAAATCGGCACGCCGAAATCTACCGGACCCAAAGTGTTTTGCTTGAGCGGGCACGTCAATCGTCCTGGCAATTACGAAGCCGCGTTCGGTTCGATTTCGTTTCGCGATTTGATTTACGATTTGGGCGGCGGCGTGCGCGGCGGCAAAAAGTTGAAAGCGATTTTACCGGCGGGCGCGAGCGGTCCGATGGTCAGCCCGCTCGTGAACGAAGCGGTGCTCGATGTGAAACTTGATTATGAGGCGCTCGCGCCCTTTGGCTCGACGCTCGGTTCGGCGTCCGTGATCGTGTTGGACGAAGACACGTGCATCGTGTGGGCGGCGAAAAAGATGACGCACTTTTTTAAGAACGAGTCGTGCGGCAAATGCACGCCGTGTCGCGAAGGCACGTACTGGTTGTTGCGAATGTTGGAACGCATTGACGAGGGCATCGGGACGCGTGCGGACATTGACTTACTCACGAATGTCGCGAATCAAATCGTCGGTCGCACCTTGTGTCCGCTCGGCGATTTCGCCACGTCGCCGGTGCTGGGTAGCGTCAAGTTGTTCCGCGAGGAATATGAACGCCACATCAAAGAGCGCGGATGCTGGGCGAAGAAATAG
- the nuoD gene encoding NADH dehydrogenase (quinone) subunit D, whose protein sequence is MSIETTISHLRARFPNALNDISEFHGETRVTIPRDALLTVTRFLRDECEPRFQMLLDITALDWFPREPRFEVLYYLLALPSNTRIRLRVLLAGDDANVPSVTPVYTGANFYEREVYDLFGIAFTDHPFLHRILLPDYVTGHPLRKDHPLGYEPVEFTHTYDEIQPDKPSAIPPPQAQKLLGSVRGSPVEIPVGLPDPQTPWSAEDSDTLLINMGPHHPSTHGVLRVALEVDGERIVNALPDIGYLHTGIEKTAENKTYLKAIPLFDRMDYLGVFFNNLTYVLAVEKLMEVDVPERAQIARVILCELQRVTSHLIAVGSQAMDIGAVTVMTYAFRERESALDIFEMVSGARMMTSYFRFGGLALDLPAGFSDAVREYIKTIPPRLKEYEDLLNKNPIWLERTRGIAEYTQEDALAYSVTGPMLRATGVNWDLRKAAPYMGYEQYEFDVPVSTRAKADVLECYYIRMEEIRQSLRIIEQALDKLAKTKGQPHVTNNRKVAPPPKQELQTSMESLIHHFKLWTEGFKPPVGYAYAAVESPRGELGMLVSSNGSNMPHRVRVRTPSFANLQILPLISKGYYIADLVGIIAMTDIILGDVDR, encoded by the coding sequence ATGTCCATCGAAACCACAATCAGTCACCTGCGCGCGCGTTTTCCCAACGCGCTCAACGACATTTCCGAATTTCACGGCGAGACGCGCGTGACGATTCCGCGCGATGCGTTGCTCACCGTGACTCGCTTTCTGCGCGACGAGTGCGAGCCGCGTTTCCAAATGCTCCTCGACATTACCGCGCTCGATTGGTTCCCGCGCGAGCCGCGCTTTGAGGTTCTGTACTATTTGCTCGCGCTGCCGAGCAACACGCGCATTCGCTTGCGCGTGCTTCTCGCCGGGGACGACGCGAATGTGCCGTCGGTCACGCCGGTTTACACGGGCGCGAATTTCTACGAACGCGAAGTCTACGACTTGTTCGGGATCGCGTTCACCGATCATCCCTTTTTGCATCGCATCCTCTTGCCCGATTACGTGACCGGGCATCCGCTTCGCAAAGATCATCCGCTCGGTTACGAGCCGGTCGAGTTCACCCACACGTACGACGAGATTCAGCCGGACAAGCCAAGCGCGATCCCGCCGCCGCAAGCGCAAAAATTGTTGGGTAGCGTGCGCGGCTCGCCGGTCGAAATTCCGGTCGGCTTGCCCGATCCACAAACGCCCTGGTCGGCGGAAGATTCGGATACGTTGCTCATCAACATGGGACCACATCACCCGTCCACGCACGGCGTTCTGCGCGTCGCACTCGAAGTGGATGGCGAGCGTATCGTCAACGCATTGCCGGATATTGGCTACTTGCACACGGGCATCGAAAAGACGGCGGAGAACAAAACGTATCTCAAAGCAATTCCATTGTTCGACCGCATGGATTACCTCGGCGTGTTCTTCAACAATCTGACGTATGTCCTCGCGGTCGAAAAGTTGATGGAGGTGGATGTACCCGAACGCGCGCAAATCGCGCGGGTGATCCTGTGCGAACTTCAACGCGTCACGTCGCACCTGATCGCGGTTGGCTCGCAGGCGATGGACATTGGCGCGGTGACGGTAATGACATACGCGTTCCGCGAACGCGAGAGCGCGCTCGATATTTTCGAGATGGTGAGCGGCGCGCGCATGATGACCTCGTACTTCCGATTCGGCGGACTAGCGCTCGATTTGCCGGCGGGATTCTCTGACGCCGTGCGCGAATATATCAAGACCATTCCACCGCGCCTCAAAGAGTACGAAGACCTGCTCAACAAAAATCCGATCTGGCTCGAACGCACGCGCGGCATTGCCGAGTACACCCAGGAAGACGCGCTTGCTTACAGCGTGACCGGTCCGATGTTGCGTGCGACCGGCGTGAACTGGGATTTGCGTAAAGCTGCGCCGTACATGGGCTACGAGCAGTACGAGTTCGATGTGCCGGTGAGCACGCGCGCGAAAGCGGATGTGCTCGAATGCTACTACATTCGCATGGAAGAAATTCGCCAGAGTCTCCGCATCATCGAGCAGGCGCTGGATAAATTGGCAAAGACCAAGGGTCAACCGCACGTCACGAACAATCGCAAGGTCGCGCCGCCGCCGAAACAAGAATTGCAAACTTCGATGGAGTCGCTGATCCATCATTTCAAATTGTGGACGGAAGGATTCAAGCCGCCGGTCGGTTATGCGTACGCGGCAGTCGAATCGCCGCGCGGCGAGCTGGGTATGCTCGTTTCGAGCAATGGTAGCAACATGCCGCATCGTGTGCGCGTGCGGACACCTTCGTTTGCGAATCTGCAAATCCTGCCGTTGATCTCCAAGGGTTATTACATCGCGGACTTGGTTGGTATCATCGCGATGACGGATATTATTTTGGGAGACGTGGACCGATGA
- a CDS encoding DUF2283 domain-containing protein, giving the protein MRITYDKDADAMYIYLSEKDVAKTVRVSNHVMVDLDADENLRGVEILFASEMFADADFSHIHLQLPKVGEIDLQLPIPAQ; this is encoded by the coding sequence ATGCGAATCACATACGACAAAGATGCCGATGCGATGTACATTTATCTAAGTGAAAAAGATGTTGCCAAGACAGTCCGTGTTTCCAATCACGTGATGGTGGATTTGGACGCGGATGAAAACTTGAGGGGTGTCGAAATTCTTTTTGCGAGTGAAATGTTTGCCGACGCGGATTTTTCGCACATCCATCTGCAATTGCCCAAGGTCGGTGAAATAGATTTGCAACTCCCAATTCCGGCTCAATAG
- a CDS encoding NADH-quinone oxidoreductase subunit B — protein sequence MDAQTIKASDIPVARDDPASKSGQPGIVFAKLDDVVRWARTGSMWPLLFGLACCAIEMMAVYMPRFDLSRFGMEVYRASPRQADLMFVAGRVSRKMAPVVRQLYDQMMEPKWVIAMGDCAACGGIYNNYAILQGVDEIIPVDVYVAGCPPRPEALMDGILMLHDKIKNGAPKGQIKIEGFGLRG from the coding sequence ATGGACGCTCAAACGATAAAGGCAAGTGATATTCCGGTCGCGCGCGACGATCCCGCGTCGAAATCGGGACAACCTGGGATTGTGTTTGCGAAACTCGACGACGTCGTGCGCTGGGCGCGCACCGGTTCGATGTGGCCCCTGCTGTTCGGTCTCGCGTGTTGCGCGATTGAAATGATGGCGGTCTACATGCCGCGTTTCGATCTCTCGCGCTTTGGGATGGAAGTGTACCGCGCGTCGCCGCGCCAAGCCGACTTGATGTTTGTCGCTGGGCGCGTCTCGCGCAAGATGGCGCCCGTCGTGCGGCAACTATACGATCAGATGATGGAACCCAAGTGGGTCATCGCGATGGGCGATTGCGCGGCGTGCGGCGGCATCTACAACAATTACGCGATTCTGCAGGGCGTGGACGAAATTATTCCGGTGGATGTGTACGTCGCCGGTTGCCCGCCGCGTCCTGAGGCGTTGATGGACGGCATCTTGATGTTACACGATAAAATCAAGAACGGCGCGCCGAAAGGGCAGATCAAGATCGAAGGGTTTGGTCTGCGCGGATAA
- a CDS encoding HlyD family efflux transporter periplasmic adaptor subunit produces the protein MRRLFLITTLILIAFGLLACGGAPTPTPKPTAAISVVKASSKVVAEGKIVPVKSAAIGFQVGGIIAQAPAQVGDKVQAGQVLAQLDAKQFQLQLDQAEGNLASAKAKLDQLKRGPIASDLSAAQQSVKSAEAAYNNLLTPDPNEMIGIKADIEKAKAAVDRAQAAYDRIGGDSNPFANMTLERMQLQQAWLDYQKALSAYNLKITPPKSQVEAAISAIQNARNGLSKLTPQAEDIAAAEAAVKTATAARDLAAENLKNTKLAAPFDGVITAIDLRVGEFAAPNAVVARIADTAQWQVETTDLTEINIVSVKEGDPVTVTLDAISGLELIGKVTRIKGFGENRQGDIVYSVTVALDKQDERLRWNMTAKVSIGK, from the coding sequence GTGAGACGCTTATTTCTGATCACTACTTTGATTTTGATTGCGTTCGGTCTGCTCGCGTGCGGCGGCGCGCCAACGCCCACGCCGAAACCAACGGCGGCGATTTCAGTAGTCAAAGCAAGCAGCAAAGTGGTTGCCGAAGGTAAGATCGTGCCGGTGAAAAGCGCGGCAATCGGTTTTCAGGTCGGTGGAATTATCGCGCAAGCGCCGGCTCAAGTGGGCGACAAGGTGCAAGCCGGTCAAGTGCTCGCGCAACTCGATGCGAAGCAGTTCCAACTGCAACTTGACCAAGCCGAAGGCAACCTCGCGTCTGCCAAAGCCAAGCTCGATCAACTCAAGCGCGGTCCGATCGCATCAGACCTATCTGCTGCCCAACAGAGTGTCAAGTCTGCCGAAGCCGCATACAACAATTTGCTTACGCCCGATCCAAACGAAATGATCGGGATCAAAGCGGACATTGAAAAGGCGAAAGCCGCCGTGGACCGCGCGCAAGCCGCGTACGACCGCATCGGCGGTGATTCGAATCCGTTCGCCAACATGACGCTCGAACGCATGCAACTACAACAGGCGTGGCTCGATTATCAAAAAGCATTATCCGCGTACAACTTGAAGATCACTCCGCCCAAGAGCCAGGTCGAAGCGGCGATCTCCGCGATACAAAACGCGCGCAATGGTCTCTCGAAATTGACGCCGCAAGCAGAGGACATTGCCGCCGCTGAAGCCGCGGTGAAAACGGCGACTGCCGCGCGCGATCTTGCCGCGGAAAATTTAAAGAACACGAAACTCGCCGCACCGTTCGATGGCGTCATCACCGCGATTGATTTGCGCGTCGGCGAATTCGCCGCGCCGAACGCGGTGGTTGCGCGCATTGCCGACACAGCGCAGTGGCAAGTCGAAACGACCGACCTCACCGAGATCAACATCGTTAGCGTGAAAGAAGGCGACCCAGTCACCGTCACGCTCGACGCGATTTCGGGACTAGAGTTAATCGGCAAGGTGACGCGCATCAAAGGGTTCGGCGAGAATCGTCAAGGCGACATCGTATACTCCGTCACGGTCGCGCTTGACAAACAAGATGAGCGTCTGCGTTGGAACATGACCGCGAAAGTCAGTATCGGCAAGTAG